A window of the Tripterygium wilfordii isolate XIE 37 chromosome 12, ASM1340144v1, whole genome shotgun sequence genome harbors these coding sequences:
- the LOC120011252 gene encoding proline-rich receptor-like protein kinase PERK15 encodes MTGLIVGVVLGAIFVMVGLGIFVIIRRRRTREMGEGLPGGRAQKPTAPTIALGVPQMKAFTYEELAEAANGFSVSNLLGQGGFGDVYKGILEGTMEVAIKKLKPGSRQGEHEFQQEVKIISRVHHRHLVSLVGYCIADAHRMLVYEFVSNKTLEFHLHGKERAAMDWATRVKIAVGAAKGLAYLHEGCHPTIIHRDVKGTNILLDDNFEAKVADFGLAKTFLDIETHVSTAVKGTFGYIDPEYASAWKLTDKSDVYSFGVVLLELITGHRPIDKNKLFLDDGIVDWASPLLDQALKDGIYDNLVDPKLHKCYNYTEMARMIACAAASIRHSAKRPRMSQIVGALEGNISPNDLIEGITPGQSTIFVSCVSSDQYKEDSKNFRKMELESQELGSSGYRGPTSEYGLKASSSSTEGQQTSYPRNGVEGNGVTD; translated from the exons ATGACGGGTCTAATAGTGGGAGTAGTGTTAGGAGCGATATTTGTGATGGTTGGGCTGGGCATCTTCGTCATTATTCGGAGGAGAAGGACAAGGGAGATGGGAGAGGGCTTGCCTGGAGGTCGTGCTCAAAAGCCTACAG ccCCTACCATTGCCTTGGGAGTTCCACAGATGAAGGCATTTACTTATGAAGAGTTAGCAGAGGCAGCCAATGGTTTCTCGGTCTCGAACCTCCTTGGTCAAGGCGGTTTTGGTGATGTCTACAAGGGAATCCTTGAAGGTACGATGGAGGTCgcaataaaaaagttaaaacctGGGAGTCGGCAGGGGGAGCATGAATTTCAGCAGGAGGTTAAGATCATCAGCCGTGTTCATCACAGACATCTTGTTTCACTAGTTGGATACTGTATCGCAGACGCCCATAGAATGCTTGTCTATGAGTTTGTTTCTAACAAGACCTTGGAATTCCATTTGCACG GGAAGGAGAGAGCCGCTATGGACTGGGCAACAAGAGTTAAAATTGCTGTTGGTGCGGCAAAAGGGCTTGCTTATCTGCATGAGGGTT GTCATCCGACGATTATACATCGTGATGTCAAGGGGACTAATATTCTTCTTGATGATAACTTTGAGGCAAAG GTTGCAGATTTTGGACTAGCCAAGACTTTTTTGGATATTGAAACTCATGTGTCAACTGCAGTAAAGGGAACTTTTGG CTACATTGACCCGGAGTATGCATCTGCATGGAAGCTCACTGACAAGTCAGACGTCTATTCCTTTGGGGTCGTCCTTCTGGAGTTGATAACAGGACATCGACCCATTGATAAAAATAAGTTATTTTTGGATGATGGCATAGTTGACTGG GCAAGCCCTTTGCTCGATCAAGCTCTAAAAGATGGCATCTATGATAACCTTGTTGATCCAAAGTTGCACAAGTGTTATAACTACACTGAAATGGCTAGAATGATTGCTTGTGCTGCAGCTTCTATACGCCATTCAGCGAAGCGGCCCCGAATGAGCCAG ATAGTTGGAGCTCTGGAAGGAAATATTTCCCCGAATGATCTAATCGAGGGAATAACACCCGGACAGAGCacaatttttgtttcttgtgttaGCTCAGATCAATACAAAGAAGATTCGAAGAATTTCAGGAAGATGGAATTGGAAAGCCAAGAGCTGGGTAGTAGTGGATACAGGGGGCCGACTAGTGAGTATGGTCTCAAAGCATCAAGCTCCAGCACTGAAGGCCAACAAACTAGCTACCCAAGAAATGGAGTTGAAGGAAATGGTGTAACAGACTAA
- the LOC120011301 gene encoding proline-rich receptor-like protein kinase PERK15: MSAPPPSSPPVFNGTPPPPPITNNTFSPPPTTNATTPPSTDSTNGTMVRPPSEGGLPPGTLAALIVGVGLGAIFVLVGVGIFVIIRMRRKRKMGEGFYGGPPPTGDPYVGRHWQHNVPHPTENKPMPTPLGFPFIPQKSQSTFTYEELARATNGFSDSNLLGQGGFGYVHKGVLPNGKVVAIKQLKAGSGQGEREFQAEVEIISRIHHRHLVSLVGYCITGAHRMLVYEFVPNNTLEFHLHRKDGPTMTWATRVKIAVGAAKGLAYLHEDCHPKIIHRDVKAANILLDDNFEAKVADFGLARSSLDTETHVSTRVMGTFGYMAPEYASTGKLTDKSDVFSFGVVLLELITGHRPVDKKQSFFDDSIVDWARPLLNQALEDGNYDALVDPKLQKGYDYNEMARMIACAAASVRHSAKFRSRMSQMVRALEGNMSLDDLNERITPGQSTAFGSYASSDYSSGQYKEDLKKFRKMALESQELGSSGYSGPTSESGLQASSSSTEGQQTTQEMELKKMEKQTKEIS; this comes from the exons ATGTCGGCTCCGCCTCCGTCATCACCTCCGGTATTCAACGGCACCCCTCCTCCTCCGCCAATTACCAACAATACTTTCTCTCCTCCGCCGACTACAAACGCTACAACTCCGCCGTCTACTGATTCGACAAATGGGACAATGGTGCGGCCGCCATCAGAAGGCGGACTACCACCGGGGACGTTGGCCGCGCTAATAGTCGGGGTAGGGTTAGGAGCAATATTTGTGCTGGTTGGTGTGGGCATTTTCGTCATTATTCGTatgagaaggaaaaggaagatgGGAGAGGGCTTCTATGGAGGTCCTCCACCTACAG GTGACCCTTATGTTGGTCGGCATTGGCAACATAATGTGCCTCATCCTACAGAAAACAAGCCAATGCCTACTCCCCTTGGATTTCCATTCATTCCCCAAAAGTCACAG AGCACATTTACGTATGAAGAGTTGGCAAGGGCAACTAATGGTTTCTCCGACTCGAACCTCCTTGGTCAAGGTGGTTTTGGCTATGTACACAAGGGAGTCCTTCCAAATGGTAAGGTGGTTGCAATAAAACAGTTAAAAGCTGGGAGTGGGCAGGGGGAGCGTGAATTTCAGGCGGAGGTTGAGATCATTAGCCGTATTCATCACAGACATCTTGTTTCACTAGTTGGATACTGTATCACAGGGGCCCATAGAATGCTTGTCTATGAGTTTGTTCCTAACAACACCTTGGAATTCCATTTGCACA GGAAGGACGGACCCACTATGACCTGGGCAACAAGAGTTAAAATTGCTGTTGGTGCGGCAAAAGGACTTGCTTATCTACATGAGGATT GTCATCCCAAGATTATACATCGTGATGTCAAGGCGGCTAATATTCTTCTTGATGATAACTTTGAGGCAAAG GTTGCAGATTTTGGACTAGCCAGGTCGTCTTTGGATACTGAAACTCATGTTTCAACTAGAGTAATGGGAACTTTTGG CTACATGGCTCCGGAGTATGCGTCTACAGGGAAGCTCACTGACAAGTCAGACGTCTTTTCCTTCGGGGTCGTCCTTCTGGAGTTAATAACAGGACATCGACCCGTTGATAAAAAGCAGTCCTTTTTTGATGATAGCATAGTTGACTGG GCAAGGCCTCTGCTCAATCAAGCTCTAGAAGATGGCAACTATGATGCTCTTGTTGATCCAAAGTTGCAGAAGGGTTATGACTACAATGAAATGGCTAGAATGATTGCTTGTGCTGCAGCTTCTGTGCGCCATTCTGCAAAGTTTCGGTCCAGAATGAGCCAG ATGGTTAGAGCTCTGGAAGGAAATATGTCCCTGGATGATCTGAATGAGAGAATAACACCGGGACAGAGCACAGCTTTTGGTTCTTATGCTAGCTCAGATTATAGCTCTGGTCAATATAAAGAAGATTTGAAGAAATTCAGGAAGATGGCATTGGAAAGCCAAGAGCTGGGTAGTAGTGGATACAGTGGGCCGACTAGTGAGAGTGGTCTCCAAGCATCAAGCTCCAGCACTGAAGGCCAACAAACTACCCAAGAAATGGAGTTGAAGAAAATGGAGAAACAGACTAAAGAGATTAGTTAA
- the LOC120011297 gene encoding ras-related protein Rab7-like, translating to MASRRRMLLKVIILGESGVGKTSLMNQYVNRKFSNQYKATIGADFLTKEVQFEDRLFTLQIWDTAGQERFQSLGVAFYRGADCCVLVYDVNVMKSFENLNNWREEFLIQASPHDPENFPFVVLGNKIDVDGGNSRVVSEKKAKAWCASKGNIPYFETSAKEGFNVDAAFQCIAKNALKNEPEEDIYFRDAIDVGGGGTQQRSTGCEC from the exons ATGGCTTCTCGTAGGCGTATGCTTCTGAAGGTCATCATCCTTGGTGAAAGTGg gGTTGGCAAGACATCTCTCATGAATCA GTATGTGAATCGTAAGTTTAGTAATCAGTACAAGGCAACAATAGGAGCAGATTTCTTGACCAAGGAAGTCCAGTTTGAGGATAGGTTGTTCACGTTGCAG ATATGGGACACTGCTGGGCAAGAAAGGTTCCAAAGTCTTGGCGTGGCTTTCTACCGAGGTGCTGACTGCTGTGTCCTTGTATATGATGTAAATGTTATGAAATCATTTGAGAATCTCAATAATTGGCGTGAAGAGTTTCTGATTCAG GCTAGTCCACATGACCCTGAAAACTTTCCCTTCGTTGTATTGGGGAACAAGATAGATGTTGATGGTGGCAACAGCCGGGTG GTTTCTGAAAAGAAAGCAAAGGCATGGTGCGCTTCTAAGGGAAACATTCCATATTTTGAGACATCTGCGAAAGAGGGATTCAATGTGGATGCTGCTTTTCAATGCATAGCTAAAAATGCACTCAAGAATGAACCTGAAGAAGATAT ATACTTTCGCGACGCCATTGATGTTGGTGGTGGGGGAACGCAACAACGATCTACTGGATGCGAATGTTAA